The genomic segment GCTAAGTGGGCAGTTTTTAAACAGGCATTAGTTGACATAGTAGATTTAAAAACTGACAGCTTACGGTTCTATTTTCTCGGCGCTAATTGGAAACGCAGGGTCGAGCATGTTGGAGCAAAGCAAACCTACGATCCGGAAGGATTTTTGATAGTGTAAATATCGAGCGCGAACCTAGGTCAATCAGG from the Chitinivibrionales bacterium genome contains:
- the cas2 gene encoding CRISPR-associated endonuclease Cas2 codes for the protein MMVLVTYDVNTETSEGRKRLRDVAKKCEDFGQRVQNSVFECLIDSAKWAVFKQALVDIVDLKTDSLRFYFLGANWKRRVEHVGAKQTYDPEGFLIV